A region of Candidatus Megaera polyxenophila DNA encodes the following proteins:
- a CDS encoding SAM-dependent methyltransferase, producing the protein MKIISGKHKNRIIPTSKASEYRPTTAKLREALFSIIVSGEFFNSKPLDNAQTLDLFAGTGILSFEALSRGAKNATLIDNNLEHLKLIKKFADKIGEKNNIYCQLADASSLPKSNRQYNIVFIDPPYYNNLCVKTLTCLIKNNWLENNAIIAMEMEKAAKLVLEKFPNLHLLKEKVYGNSRLIIVRYEQN; encoded by the coding sequence ATGAAAATAATTTCTGGGAAACACAAGAACAGAATAATCCCAACGTCCAAGGCCTCAGAATATAGACCTACTACTGCCAAACTTCGAGAAGCGCTATTTAGCATAATAGTCTCTGGCGAATTTTTTAATTCTAAACCGCTAGATAATGCTCAAACATTGGATTTATTTGCTGGTACAGGAATATTATCCTTTGAAGCGTTGTCTCGAGGGGCCAAAAATGCGACCTTAATTGATAATAATCTTGAACATCTCAAGCTGATTAAAAAGTTTGCTGATAAAATAGGGGAGAAAAATAATATCTATTGTCAATTAGCTGATGCTTCTTCTCTGCCGAAATCTAATAGGCAATATAATATTGTTTTCATTGATCCTCCTTACTATAATAACTTATGCGTAAAAACCCTAACCTGCCTAATTAAGAATAATTGGTTAGAGAATAATGCAATTATTGCCATGGAAATGGAAAAAGCTGCTAAACTGGTTTTAGAAAAATTTCCAAACTTGCATCTGCTTAAGGAAAAAGTTTACGGTAACAGCAGGTTAATAATAGTAAGATATGAGCAAAATTAA
- a CDS encoding DNA repair protein RadA — protein sequence MSKIKKVFSCNNCGSVSNKWLGQCPDCGQWGSITEELASSSKIIVPKTGTAQELDFLSDAVVETMRVKTPIEELNRVLGGGLVSGSAILIGGDPGIGKSTLLLQLCSKLAQNDVGCLYITGEESTNQIKLRAKRVGITNNKTGLLAATNVEDIISTIDKYKDKLDLVVIDSIQTVSTTELSSAPGTVSQIRASAHVLINYAKQNNITVLLACHVNKDGQLAGPKVLEHMVDTVLYFEGDHNNHFRILRSIKNRFGGVNEIGVFEMTSAGLLEITNPSELFLMERENNVSGTAVFAGTQGSRPLLIEIQALTCPTTMPTPRRSVVGWDVNRLSMIIAVLGVRFGLNLSSHEVYLSVAGGLKITDPAADLAVVAALISAAANKSLPAKSIFFGEVGLSGEVRKVAQTEARIKEASKLGFKRVFCAASHDLKDSVEPIIHLKQLKDLIL from the coding sequence ATGAGCAAAATTAAAAAAGTTTTTTCCTGTAATAACTGCGGTAGCGTTTCTAATAAATGGCTAGGTCAATGTCCTGATTGTGGTCAGTGGGGATCAATTACCGAGGAGCTTGCTTCCAGTAGTAAAATTATTGTTCCCAAAACTGGCACGGCGCAGGAATTAGATTTTTTAAGCGATGCAGTAGTTGAAACCATGAGGGTTAAAACACCTATTGAAGAATTAAATAGAGTTCTTGGTGGTGGATTAGTTAGTGGATCTGCTATTCTGATTGGGGGTGATCCGGGAATTGGTAAATCAACTCTTTTATTGCAACTCTGTTCAAAGCTCGCTCAGAATGATGTTGGCTGCCTTTATATAACAGGTGAGGAATCAACTAATCAGATTAAACTGAGAGCTAAAAGAGTTGGAATTACTAACAACAAAACAGGTTTACTTGCTGCAACTAATGTAGAAGACATAATTTCCACTATCGATAAATACAAAGATAAACTGGATTTAGTAGTGATTGATTCTATACAAACTGTATCTACCACTGAATTATCGTCAGCTCCTGGAACAGTTTCTCAGATAAGAGCCTCAGCGCATGTGCTCATTAATTACGCTAAGCAAAATAATATTACAGTACTTCTTGCCTGTCATGTAAACAAAGATGGCCAACTTGCCGGACCAAAGGTCCTTGAACATATGGTAGATACTGTCCTGTATTTTGAAGGTGACCATAATAATCATTTCAGAATCCTTCGTTCAATAAAGAATCGCTTTGGCGGTGTTAATGAAATAGGGGTTTTTGAAATGACATCAGCTGGATTGCTTGAAATTACCAATCCTTCTGAATTATTTTTAATGGAGCGGGAAAATAATGTTAGTGGTACTGCTGTATTTGCTGGCACACAAGGCTCAAGGCCGTTGCTTATTGAAATTCAAGCGCTAACTTGTCCTACTACTATGCCAACACCTAGAAGATCTGTAGTAGGATGGGATGTAAATAGATTATCCATGATAATAGCCGTACTTGGAGTAAGATTCGGTTTGAATTTATCTTCTCATGAAGTATATTTAAGTGTTGCCGGTGGCTTAAAAATAACTGATCCGGCAGCGGATTTAGCAGTAGTTGCTGCTCTTATTTCTGCTGCTGCTAATAAATCCCTACCAGCAAAAAGTATTTTTTTTGGAGAAGTAGGGCTTTCCGGGGAGGTCAGGAAAGTTGCCCAAACTGAGGCTCGAATTAAGGAGGCCTCAAAACTTGGCTTTAAAAGAGTTTTTTGTGCGGCTAGCCATGACTTGAAAGATTCCGTTGAACCAATAATACATCTCAAACAACTAAAAGACTTAATTCTTTAG
- a CDS encoding glutamine synthetase, giving the protein MRTVKTVEYIWLDGAKPTGKIRSKTRLVNIPQTPKIDDFPEWSFDGSSTEQAYGGDSDCLLRPVNCVLDPLENGGDYLVLCEVLNPDGSVHESNTRAKLRAVLDNGGSKAEPWIGFEQEYTMFRRNIPLGWPEHGFPGKQGPYYCGVGTEQIFGRDLANQHRIACTKAGISYYGMNAEVMPGQWEYQIGYRGVEGEDAGALNAADQTWFARWLIHRLSEEYNIHISHDNKPVKGDWNGAGMHTNFSTKDLRDPKKGLKTMQNYIERLKITHAKHIAHYGDRLEERLTGTHETSAIHEFSVGEANRGSSIRIPRPVVIKGYGYIEDRRPGANADPYTVAALIISTVCDIKFNI; this is encoded by the coding sequence ATGAGGACAGTAAAAACCGTAGAATACATATGGTTAGATGGAGCAAAACCAACAGGTAAAATTAGATCTAAAACTAGGTTAGTGAATATTCCACAGACTCCCAAAATTGATGACTTTCCTGAATGGAGTTTCGATGGATCTTCTACGGAACAAGCTTATGGTGGTGATTCAGATTGTTTACTAAGGCCTGTAAATTGTGTTTTAGATCCTCTAGAAAACGGTGGTGACTATTTAGTGCTTTGCGAGGTCCTAAATCCAGATGGGTCTGTTCATGAATCAAATACCAGGGCTAAGCTCAGGGCTGTTTTAGATAATGGCGGCAGCAAAGCAGAACCATGGATTGGTTTTGAGCAGGAATATACTATGTTTAGACGTAATATACCACTGGGGTGGCCAGAACATGGATTTCCTGGAAAGCAAGGGCCATATTATTGTGGGGTTGGTACTGAACAAATATTTGGTAGAGATTTAGCGAATCAACATCGAATAGCCTGCACAAAGGCTGGTATTTCATATTACGGCATGAACGCAGAGGTGATGCCAGGTCAGTGGGAATATCAAATAGGTTATCGTGGAGTTGAGGGCGAAGACGCAGGCGCATTAAATGCTGCAGACCAGACTTGGTTTGCTCGTTGGCTAATACATCGTTTGAGCGAAGAGTATAACATTCATATTTCTCATGACAATAAGCCAGTTAAGGGCGATTGGAATGGAGCTGGCATGCATACTAATTTCTCAACTAAAGATTTAAGAGACCCCAAAAAAGGCCTTAAAACAATGCAGAATTATATAGAAAGGTTAAAAATTACCCATGCTAAACATATTGCACACTATGGAGATAGGCTTGAGGAACGCTTAACAGGTACTCATGAAACATCTGCTATACATGAATTTTCTGTGGGTGAAGCTAATAGAGGGAGTTCTATTAGAATACCACGCCCTGTTGTAATTAAGGGATATGGGTATATTGAAGATAGAAGGCCTGGGGCAAATGCTGATCCATATACTGTTGCTGCATTGATTATTTCTACTGTATGTGACATTAAGTTTAATATTTAG
- a CDS encoding cell division protein FtsA — MKGKSANYVVFDIGSNKVAAIATNINKTGESTIIAQVLQYSGGFKASTVVNLEAAENSIIAAIYSLEKECNKSINEVTISLSSGFKSYYINHTLKLGSQPINKQDIKKLIQKALADFSLKDQEVIHYFPIEFTLDKDKVVDNPNGMYARELSCQIHVITANSLMLKNLTNCFARCHIEVGDIVLSIYADGLASLSDEEKETGSIIINMGSHISSFGVFFEGKVLYVGSVPIGSHHITSDIAKCLSISMHTAEKLKILYGDVRPELFNKDESIRIGDFEPENSYNVNLTIPVSKLAEIIRPRVEEILVLLKKEYDNIGMDHLIAKRIILTGGGSGLQGMKNLVAEIFHKQVRIVKLENVPTFAENVNNVAIYSTAIGMIKSKALKYKKNSFKSGEQEELGWAKKIFLWFKENV, encoded by the coding sequence ATGAAAGGAAAATCAGCAAATTATGTTGTTTTTGATATAGGCAGCAATAAAGTGGCAGCTATCGCTACAAACATAAATAAAACAGGGGAAAGTACTATCATCGCCCAAGTCTTGCAATATTCTGGGGGGTTCAAGGCAAGTACGGTCGTAAATTTAGAAGCTGCAGAAAATAGTATTATTGCCGCTATTTATTCGCTTGAGAAAGAATGCAACAAAAGTATAAACGAAGTTACTATTTCGTTATCTAGCGGTTTTAAGTCTTATTACATTAACCATACGCTCAAACTTGGGAGTCAGCCAATTAATAAGCAGGATATAAAAAAATTAATTCAGAAAGCGTTAGCGGATTTCTCTCTAAAAGATCAAGAAGTAATCCATTATTTTCCAATAGAATTTACTCTAGATAAAGATAAAGTTGTAGATAATCCAAACGGCATGTATGCCAGGGAATTGAGTTGCCAAATACATGTTATTACAGCAAATTCTTTAATGCTCAAGAATTTAACCAATTGCTTTGCTAGATGCCATATAGAAGTTGGAGATATAGTACTTTCGATTTACGCTGATGGTCTCGCCAGCCTTTCTGATGAGGAAAAAGAAACAGGGTCCATTATAATTAATATGGGAAGTCATATAAGTAGTTTTGGGGTGTTTTTTGAAGGAAAGGTATTATATGTAGGGAGTGTACCAATTGGTAGCCATCATATAACCTCTGATATCGCTAAATGTTTATCTATATCGATGCATACTGCAGAAAAGCTAAAAATTTTGTACGGAGATGTAAGGCCGGAGCTTTTTAATAAAGACGAATCTATTAGAATAGGTGATTTTGAACCAGAGAATAGCTATAACGTCAATTTGACAATTCCGGTATCTAAATTGGCTGAGATTATTAGACCTAGAGTAGAAGAAATACTAGTCCTACTAAAAAAAGAATATGACAATATAGGGATGGACCATCTAATCGCAAAGCGTATTATTCTTACCGGCGGCGGTTCTGGGCTACAAGGAATGAAAAATTTAGTAGCCGAAATATTTCACAAGCAGGTAAGGATAGTTAAACTCGAGAACGTACCTACTTTTGCTGAAAATGTTAATAATGTCGCAATATATTCCACTGCAATAGGCATGATTAAATCAAAAGCCTTGAAATATAAAAAAAATTCCTTTAAATCTGGCGAGCAAGAAGAGCTAGGATGGGCTAAAAAAATATTTTTATGGTTCAAGGAAAATGTATAA
- a CDS encoding glycosyl transferase — MLLFKRSIAKNLNPPLPTFKKHEGKIPIYTIFVPLYKEVRKLRSIIRAIDNLDYPKSKLDVKFIIEADDKETIKALSIIDLPRYIHVIKVPFSLPRTKPKAMNYATAYIKGDYLCIYDAEDKPDSDQLLKALHAFKQLPEEYACVQARLNFYNSGENLLTRFFSMEYTLWFEYLLKGLDLYGLPITLGGTSNHFKVSVLKKIGYWDAYNVTEDADLGIRLYSKGYKVHIIDSKTLEEAPISLGNWLTQRTRWIKGFIQTIYIFFLSPKNYQVLGFRKVLSIYVFIGFSSYSFFCMPWIMVAFLFTLDQYLYYLWFINTGLSLAFVYSSIYYITRQKKFTLIDFCILPLWPFYFVLHSIAAYLSVVEIFLMPFKWNKTTHGVSATELD; from the coding sequence ATGCTGTTATTCAAACGTTCTATTGCAAAAAATTTAAACCCTCCGCTCCCTACTTTCAAGAAACACGAAGGGAAAATCCCGATTTATACTATTTTTGTCCCTTTGTACAAGGAAGTCAGGAAATTAAGATCTATAATAAGAGCTATTGATAATTTAGATTACCCTAAATCAAAACTAGACGTAAAATTCATTATTGAAGCCGACGATAAGGAAACAATTAAAGCATTGTCGATTATAGATTTACCGAGATATATACATGTAATTAAAGTACCATTTTCGTTGCCTAGAACAAAACCTAAAGCAATGAATTATGCAACAGCCTATATAAAAGGAGATTACCTTTGTATCTATGATGCAGAAGACAAGCCGGATTCAGATCAGCTTCTGAAAGCTCTTCATGCTTTCAAACAATTACCTGAAGAATATGCCTGTGTGCAAGCCAGGTTAAATTTTTATAATTCGGGAGAAAATCTATTAACAAGATTTTTTAGTATGGAATATACACTTTGGTTTGAATATTTGCTAAAAGGGCTTGATTTATATGGTTTACCAATTACTCTTGGCGGGACAAGTAATCATTTTAAAGTATCAGTTCTAAAGAAAATAGGTTATTGGGACGCTTATAACGTTACTGAGGATGCAGATCTGGGAATCAGATTATACTCTAAAGGTTATAAGGTACACATAATAGACTCTAAAACATTAGAAGAAGCACCAATTAGTCTTGGTAACTGGCTTACCCAAAGGACAAGATGGATCAAAGGATTTATCCAGACTATTTATATATTTTTTTTATCTCCTAAAAATTATCAAGTACTAGGATTTAGAAAAGTTTTATCAATATATGTGTTTATAGGTTTTTCTTCTTATAGCTTTTTTTGTATGCCTTGGATTATGGTAGCATTTTTATTTACATTAGACCAATATCTATACTATTTATGGTTTATAAACACTGGTCTTTCATTAGCTTTTGTTTATTCATCTATTTATTATATTACTCGGCAGAAAAAGTTTACACTTATTGACTTTTGTATTCTTCCTTTATGGCCATTTTACTTCGTGCTGCATAGTATTGCAGCATATTTATCAGTAGTAGAAATCTTTTTAATGCCATTTAAATGGAATAAAACTACACACGGGGTTAGTGCTACCGAACTTGACTAG
- a CDS encoding DNA gyrase subunit A: MSASEDQTVISIGIEDEMKRSYMDYAMSVIVSRAIPDVRDGLKPVHRRILYSMYESGFYANKPYKKSARIVGDVIGKYHPHGDTAVYDSLVRMAQDFSLRVPLIDGQGNFGSMDGDSAAAMRYTESRLAKISHTLLEDIDKETVDFQANYDGSESEPKVIPAMFPNLLVNGTGGIAVGMATNIPPHNLGEIIDACVLYIDNNNIEISELISVVKGPDFPTGGIILGSSGIQSAYLTGRGSVVFRGKCEIEDNNNRQAIIISEMPYMVNKAKLVEKIADLVHEKKIEGISDLRDESNKDGVRVVIEIKRDAVAEVVLNQLYSFTQLQTSFGVIMLALDEGMPKVMNLKEVISAFVKFREVVITRRTIFLLNKARDKAHILLGIRIAVSNIDEIIRIIKSASNPNDAKDQLMEKSWSCSDIANLIKLVDDKAIIGADGKIHLTEAQAKAILEMRLQRLTAMEKDKLEADLTELSKEITEYIDILSSREKLLSILKSELLKVREDYATLRLTEIIQSDFEYDMEDLIQKEDMVVTVTLSGYIKRVPLATYRAQKRGGKGRSGLSMRDEDILTQLFVGNTHTPMLFFSNIGQVYSLKLYKLPLGNPQSKGRPIVNLLPLKEGEVINNIMPMPENQEEWDNMHIMFATSKGNIRRNDLSDFKKIQANGKIAIRLDEDDSLVNVMACSEDDHILLASRQGKAVRFPVNAVRVFRSRTSDGVRGMKLADGDKVISMTILHGIKASMEEREAYLTIPVEKRLEIAKGDQEFTAEELGVSLSKEQIIELAKAEEFILTISENGFGKRTSAYHYRITNRGGSGIVNMVLSAKTGDVVASMPANMNDEIMLITNNGKLIRCKLDSVRITGRSTSGVILFKTDKGERVVSASLIAETSEEEAQVEEDIESESGSEE; encoded by the coding sequence GTGAGTGCTTCAGAAGATCAGACAGTTATCTCAATAGGTATTGAAGACGAAATGAAACGTTCATACATGGACTATGCTATGAGCGTTATCGTAAGCCGTGCTATTCCAGACGTTAGAGACGGTCTAAAACCGGTTCATCGCCGGATTTTGTATTCAATGTACGAGTCCGGTTTTTATGCAAATAAACCTTATAAGAAATCGGCAAGAATAGTCGGTGATGTAATCGGTAAGTACCATCCTCATGGAGATACTGCAGTTTATGACTCATTGGTGCGTATGGCTCAGGATTTTTCTCTGCGAGTGCCATTGATTGATGGTCAAGGTAACTTTGGTTCGATGGACGGCGACTCAGCTGCTGCTATGCGATATACCGAATCCAGACTTGCTAAAATTTCTCATACATTGCTTGAAGATATTGATAAAGAAACAGTCGATTTTCAAGCTAACTACGATGGTTCGGAAAGTGAACCTAAAGTGATACCCGCAATGTTCCCGAATCTTCTCGTAAATGGTACTGGAGGTATTGCTGTTGGTATGGCAACTAATATTCCACCTCATAACCTTGGTGAAATAATTGATGCATGTGTTCTTTATATTGATAATAACAACATAGAGATATCCGAGTTAATATCAGTAGTTAAAGGGCCAGATTTCCCAACAGGTGGTATTATTTTAGGATCAAGTGGTATTCAGTCTGCTTATCTAACTGGACGAGGTAGTGTTGTTTTTCGTGGTAAATGCGAAATTGAAGATAATAATAACAGACAGGCTATTATTATTTCCGAAATGCCATATATGGTAAATAAAGCGAAATTGGTTGAAAAAATTGCCGATCTTGTTCATGAAAAAAAGATCGAAGGAATTAGCGACCTGAGAGATGAATCTAATAAAGACGGGGTACGAGTAGTAATAGAAATAAAACGTGATGCAGTGGCAGAAGTTGTATTGAATCAGCTCTATTCATTTACCCAGCTCCAGACTAGTTTTGGTGTAATTATGCTCGCTCTTGATGAGGGAATGCCAAAAGTTATGAACTTAAAAGAGGTAATAAGTGCTTTTGTTAAGTTCCGTGAAGTTGTGATTACCAGAAGAACGATTTTCCTGCTAAATAAAGCCAGAGATAAGGCCCATATACTACTGGGCATTAGAATTGCTGTAAGTAATATAGATGAGATAATAAGAATTATCAAAAGTGCATCAAATCCAAATGATGCAAAAGATCAGCTTATGGAAAAATCTTGGAGTTGTTCTGATATAGCAAATTTAATCAAACTAGTAGATGATAAAGCAATCATCGGTGCAGATGGCAAAATTCACCTTACAGAAGCACAAGCTAAGGCAATTCTCGAGATGAGATTGCAACGCTTGACCGCAATGGAAAAAGATAAGTTAGAAGCAGATTTGACAGAACTTTCTAAGGAAATAACTGAATATATCGATATATTAAGTTCTCGGGAAAAATTATTATCAATATTAAAATCTGAGCTTTTAAAGGTTAGGGAAGATTATGCAACTCTGAGGTTAACAGAGATTATTCAAAGTGATTTTGAATATGACATGGAAGACCTGATACAAAAAGAAGATATGGTAGTAACTGTAACTCTTAGCGGCTATATCAAGAGGGTTCCTCTTGCTACCTATCGAGCGCAAAAACGTGGAGGAAAAGGGAGATCTGGTCTTTCGATGCGAGATGAGGATATACTTACTCAGCTTTTTGTGGGTAATACCCATACTCCCATGTTATTTTTTTCAAATATAGGCCAAGTTTATAGTTTAAAATTATACAAATTACCGCTCGGTAATCCACAAAGCAAAGGGCGTCCTATTGTTAATCTTCTTCCTTTAAAAGAAGGAGAAGTTATTAATAATATAATGCCAATGCCTGAAAACCAGGAAGAGTGGGATAACATGCACATCATGTTTGCAACCAGCAAAGGTAATATTAGAAGAAATGACCTATCTGATTTCAAAAAAATTCAAGCAAATGGTAAGATTGCAATCAGACTAGATGAGGATGATAGCTTAGTTAATGTAATGGCATGTTCAGAAGATGACCATATATTACTTGCAAGTAGACAGGGTAAAGCTGTACGTTTTCCGGTAAATGCAGTTAGGGTATTTAGAAGTAGGACTTCGGACGGTGTTAGAGGAATGAAGCTAGCAGACGGTGATAAGGTAATCTCTATGACTATACTTCACGGAATAAAAGCCTCTATGGAAGAACGGGAAGCTTATTTAACTATTCCTGTTGAAAAAAGACTTGAAATAGCAAAAGGCGATCAAGAATTTACGGCAGAAGAATTAGGGGTTTCGTTATCCAAGGAACAAATTATAGAACTTGCAAAGGCTGAAGAGTTTATTTTAACAATATCTGAGAACGGATTTGGGAAAAGAACTTCTGCTTACCATTATCGGATTACAAATCGTGGTGGCTCAGGAATTGTTAATATGGTTTTATCGGCAAAAACCGGTGATGTGGTAGCCTCGATGCCGGCAAATATGAACGATGAAATAATGCTTATTACTAATAATGGTAAATTAATTAGATGTAAGCTGGATTCGGTCCGTATAACAGGGAGAAGTACTTCTGGTGTTATCCTGTTTAAAACTGACAAAGGTGAAAGAGTAGTTTCTGCTTCCCTAATTGCTGAAACTTCAGAAGAAGAGGCGCAAGTTGAGGAAGATATAGAAAGTGAATCTGGTAGTGAAGAATAA
- a CDS encoding GNAT family acetyltransferase gives MITVETISSELAEELCRKIIADLPEYFGLPEANEDYAIGVRSCINLAAKVDGVYGGLISIDFPYPTNANIYWMAVVQKLHGQGIGKFW, from the coding sequence ATGATAACTGTCGAAACAATATCCTCTGAACTTGCGGAAGAGCTATGCCGTAAAATTATAGCAGATTTACCTGAATATTTTGGTCTGCCAGAGGCTAATGAGGATTATGCTATTGGTGTTCGATCCTGCATAAATTTGGCCGCAAAAGTAGATGGGGTATATGGTGGCCTTATCTCCATAGACTTCCCTTATCCGACCAATGCGAATATTTATTGGATGGCCGTGGTACAAAAATTACACGGGCAAGGTATTGGAAAATTTTGGTAG
- a CDS encoding transposase has protein sequence MNFFEFNKQFPTELDCIKYFITIRYNNKPVCRHCGSDRLTHRRDTPKNFQCIFCNKGFSIFKGTIFEKSDTDLRKWFYAIHLFLNSKKGISGYQLKREIGVTYKTAWRMLKQIRLAMGNIENQQFFGTLIEVDETYVGGRPRKKNNRDDDNDNLPPVNKRGRGTKKNVVVGCIDKINKSVFAKVMIKNNDGKKLTGKQLLDVLNQVITQDSVIISDEFKGYNILGKKTSHIHLRVDHTKEYVASGNIHTNNMENFWGTLKRGILGIYHHVSAKHLQKYVDEFAFRYNTRENGCVFNLILQQAVF, from the coding sequence ATGAACTTTTTTGAATTTAACAAACAGTTTCCTACTGAACTTGATTGTATAAAGTACTTTATCACAATTAGGTATAATAATAAACCCGTTTGCAGACATTGCGGGAGCGACAGATTAACACACAGAAGAGATACACCTAAAAATTTTCAATGTATCTTCTGTAATAAAGGTTTCTCAATCTTCAAAGGGACAATATTTGAGAAGTCTGACACTGATTTACGTAAATGGTTTTATGCTATTCACTTGTTTTTAAATAGTAAAAAAGGTATATCAGGCTACCAACTAAAAAGAGAAATAGGCGTTACTTATAAAACGGCTTGGCGTATGCTTAAGCAAATCAGGCTTGCTATGGGTAATATTGAAAACCAGCAATTTTTTGGTACTTTAATTGAAGTGGATGAGACCTATGTAGGCGGTAGACCTAGGAAGAAAAACAATAGAGATGATGATAACGATAACTTACCACCAGTAAATAAAAGGGGGCGTGGTACTAAAAAGAACGTTGTTGTTGGTTGTATTGATAAGATAAATAAGTCTGTATTTGCTAAAGTTATGATTAAAAACAACGATGGCAAGAAATTAACAGGTAAGCAGCTATTAGATGTATTGAATCAAGTTATAACCCAAGATAGCGTCATTATTAGCGATGAGTTCAAAGGATATAATATCCTCGGTAAGAAAACAAGCCATATCCATTTAAGAGTAGACCATACGAAAGAATATGTAGCCAGCGGTAACATTCACACCAACAATATGGAGAACTTTTGGGGAACTCTAAAGCGTGGAATACTCGGCATATATCACCACGTATCAGCTAAGCATCTTCAAAAGTATGTTGATGAGTTTGCTTTTAGATATAATACTAGAGAAAATGGTTGTGTATTTAATTTGATTTTACAACAGGCGGTTTTCTAA
- a CDS encoding acyl-CoA N-acyltransferase, with protein MIAFNLKPVGYEWNMVYMVKTLGDIAPKVIKETLIRALSKKDIPRMVKAFSSIGWHKPAALFKRYWKEAEDIQRYVWVALVQGQFAGYVTLKWESEYLPFKHQNIPEIMDLNVLPYVRKIGIGSMLLDTAEQEAATKSAIVGIGVGLYAGSDGGYGSAQRLYVQRGYIPDGKGVTYNYQLAIPGNTYPLNDNLVLWFTKKLN; from the coding sequence ATGATTGCGTTTAATTTAAAACCAGTCGGTTATGAGTGGAATATGGTCTATATGGTTAAGACCCTTGGCGATATCGCCCCAAAGGTAATCAAGGAAACCTTGATTCGTGCCTTATCCAAAAAGGATATTCCTCGCATGGTAAAAGCCTTCAGCTCTATTGGTTGGCACAAACCTGCGGCTTTATTTAAGCGATACTGGAAAGAAGCGGAAGATATTCAAAGGTACGTTTGGGTGGCCTTAGTTCAAGGTCAGTTTGCGGGATATGTAACTCTTAAATGGGAGTCGGAGTACCTCCCATTTAAGCACCAAAACATCCCTGAAATTATGGATCTCAATGTGTTGCCATACGTACGTAAAATAGGTATAGGCTCTATGCTTCTTGATACGGCAGAACAAGAGGCAGCAACAAAGAGCGCCATCGTTGGTATTGGTGTCGGGCTTTATGCTGGTAGCGATGGGGGCTATGGTAGTGCGCAAAGGCTTTATGTACAACGTGGTTATATTCCTGATGGTAAAGGTGTTACATATAATTACCAACTTGCAATACCTGGAAATACCTACCCGCTTAATGATAACCTAGTGCTGTGGTTTACGAAGAAACTGAATTGA